CCGGGCCTCCCAGATCGCGCAGGAGGTCGCGGCCCGGTTCACCACCCGCACCACCGATGGCAGCGAGGCGGCAGAGATCGCCGTAGCCAGCATGACCATCCCGCTCGGCACGTCGGCCTGACCGTTGCCCGATCCGCCCGTCTCGTACGGGCGGTGAGGGGAGCCCGGTCAGACCACCCGGGCCCGGAAGGAGAAGGCCATGGACCGCCGCGAGGCAGTGCTGAAGAAGGCCGCCGACCTGGTCCAGGCGCACGCCGACAGCGGCTGCGCCACCGACCCCAAGCCGATGTCCGAGGCAGTGAAGGCAGCCCGCGCCGCCGGAATCAGCCTCCAGGAGATCGCCGACTACAACCGCGCACGGATCCGCCAGCACCACTGAACGGACCGGGGCGCTCCCTCCGCCTGGACAGCACAGGAGCGCCCCACCACCCGACCACGGCACAAGACCGCAGGAGGTAGTACGAGATGAGCACGACCGCCACTGCCAGAGCAAGCCACGCCCCGGCCGAACTCCCGGTCACCGCGCTCGATGTCGACGGCCTGGTCGTCGAGATCGAGCGCTACCTGGCCGCCCGCGTACGGACCACCGCGCACCCGCTCCTGACCAAGACCACGCAGGAGCTGGTGACCGAGGCGCTCGCGCAGCTCGGCACCGCGCTGGCACCCGACGGCGCGGTGCGGCTGACGGCCCCGTCTGCATTCCTGCGCCGCCTGCCCGACTGGGTCCTCGGCTTTCCTCTCCTGCGGGCCTGGCACGGAGGCGGGCGCCCCATCACCGCAGCCGAGAACCTCGAGTTGGTCGCGCTGGTCATCGAGCGCTTCGGCTGGACCCAGGGCACCGAGCGCGGCAACGCCGGACAGCGCTGCCTCATCGGCGCCCAGTACGTCCTGCACCGCCTCGGCTACGGCGACGTCGACACCCTGCGCCGCGCCTCGCACTTCCTGCAGGACACGCTCGGCACCGAGGCCGGTTCGTACGTCGTGTGGAACGACCGAGAGGGCCGCACCCGCGACCAGGTCCTCCGCCTCGTCCGTACCGCGGCCGCCAACGCCCGGGAGGCAGGGCGATGACCGACGCACTGATCACCTACACGGTCCGCTGGTCCGACGACGAGACCGGCGGGTTCCACAGGACCAACGTCCGTATGCCGCATTACGACGGCCGCTTCGTCCGCCGCAACATTGCCCGGCGCTGCCTCGGAGGACCCGAGCACGCAGACCGCGTCCTGGTCCTCTCCGTAGCAAAGGCGGTCTGATCATGGGCATCAACGTGTCGCACGGTGAGGACTTCTTCGGCGAAGAGCGGCGGTCCGCGACCACCATCGCCAACCTCGGTGCGTACCTCCGCTCGGTCCTCACTGGTGACGACTGGTCCCGCATCCAGTTCCTCTTCGACGGCGCTTTCGCCGACGAGATCGCGGTCGAGCCGGCCCGCGCGCGGGAGATCGGCAACATCCTGCACAGCGCAGCGAACCACCCACGGATGAAGCGGCAGTGGGCCGCCGAAGCTGCGGTCTTCGCCCGCGCCGCCAACCGCGCAGCCGACGCCGGGGAGTCCTGGACCTGGAGCTGAAATCCGCTCCACAGCCCGGACCGACACGGTCCGGCCATTTCCCATCACACGAACTATCTGCCCGGGGCGGCCGCCCAATCTCGCCAAAGACTCACGGCCGCCCCGGGTTCTCCCTGCCTGAAAGAACCAAGGAGACCGTCAGCATGCCCCCTTCCCTGTTCTGGCCCAAGGCCCTCCGGGGCGCGTTAGTTGCCGCCGAATACGGCCTGCCGGTGTTTCCTCTGGCTTCCAGCAAGTTGCCGGCGCTGCGTAGCCCGCATCCCGGCGAAGCATGCCGCGGTGAGTGCGGCCGGATCGGTCACGGCGTCCACGACGCGAGCACCGACCCTGCCCGGGTGCAGCTGCTGTTCAAGTCGGCGCCCCGGGCGACCGGTTACGGCATCGCCTGCGGAA
The Streptomyces lunaelactis genome window above contains:
- a CDS encoding DUF6197 family protein codes for the protein MSTTATARASHAPAELPVTALDVDGLVVEIERYLAARVRTTAHPLLTKTTQELVTEALAQLGTALAPDGAVRLTAPSAFLRRLPDWVLGFPLLRAWHGGGRPITAAENLELVALVIERFGWTQGTERGNAGQRCLIGAQYVLHRLGYGDVDTLRRASHFLQDTLGTEAGSYVVWNDREGRTRDQVLRLVRTAAANAREAGR
- a CDS encoding DUF7739 domain-containing protein translates to MGINVSHGEDFFGEERRSATTIANLGAYLRSVLTGDDWSRIQFLFDGAFADEIAVEPARAREIGNILHSAANHPRMKRQWAAEAAVFARAANRAADAGESWTWS